One window of Caldisericum exile AZM16c01 genomic DNA carries:
- a CDS encoding nitroreductase family protein — protein sequence MEEIGKEAFLKNFLEETFIPYDNSVEMRGDNLTSFLRRFEKNLLFEMYQIKSYLSKYDPDNYDEKIKENYEIKKWFFNTAYSYRRNILDEKQRLIVNFNNEGFKSIFNELLKGKNVQNIFFSNDVYLLFMSKLYRYIPKHNEFLYLRAINTNEILKNVISEEKKLDEFKVIILIISSPLRNYVSFGERGYRNCIFEAGLLSQKLSDICESLKFEYLNIYNFYDKELNNLIGLDGVDHYLQNMIFIKPQALGGLYGR from the coding sequence ATGGAAGAAATTGGAAAAGAGGCTTTTTTAAAGAATTTTCTGGAAGAAACTTTTATTCCTTATGACAACTCTGTTGAGATGAGGGGAGATAATCTTACTAGTTTTTTACGAAGGTTTGAAAAAAATTTACTTTTCGAAATGTATCAAATTAAAAGTTATCTATCAAAATATGATCCTGATAACTATGATGAAAAAATAAAGGAAAACTATGAAATTAAAAAATGGTTCTTTAACACAGCCTACTCCTATAGAAGGAACATTTTAGATGAAAAACAAAGACTAATTGTAAATTTTAATAATGAAGGATTTAAAAGCATTTTTAATGAATTGTTAAAAGGAAAAAATGTACAGAATATCTTTTTTTCCAATGATGTTTACCTACTATTCATGAGCAAATTGTATAGATATATCCCAAAGCATAATGAATTTCTATATTTAAGGGCAATAAATACAAACGAGATTTTGAAGAATGTGATTTCTGAAGAGAAGAAATTGGATGAATTTAAGGTAATTATATTGATAATCTCTTCGCCTCTCAGAAATTATGTTTCATTTGGTGAAAGGGGGTATAGAAACTGTATTTTCGAAGCAGGTCTCTTATCTCAAAAACTTTCTGATATCTGTGAAAGTCTGAAATTTGAGTATTTAAACATCTACAACTTTTATGATAAAGAATTAAATAATTTGATTGGTCTCGATGGCGTAGACCATTACTTGCAAAATATGATATTTATAAAACCTCAGGCTTTAGGAGGCCTTTATGGAAGATAA
- a CDS encoding SagB/ThcOx family dehydrogenase, producing the protein MEDNPMICNIATNEIERLKIMVNKCDYKESSAIPLIHRYFEETSESSILKAETKVAPSIVKEIKNHEEFIELRFKKENNNLTLVEALEKRHSERAYLSRNVSFEDLSYIIHYSYGIKKFLSYAYNVKNYPVRYSPSAGGLQPFDLYLFVNNVDGLKQGTYYYHPLKNGIYLIDSGNKRIILRRILKVYFPVFASVIFVIVANINRVTWKYGERAYRFLNLDAGILAENICLLSTSVSLGSCMLAAYDNKAIKEELDLTEHEEPMLLISIGKTI; encoded by the coding sequence ATGGAAGATAACCCAATGATTTGTAATATTGCTACTAATGAGATTGAAAGGTTAAAGATAATGGTTAACAAGTGTGATTACAAGGAAAGTTCAGCTATTCCTTTGATACATCGGTATTTTGAAGAAACATCCGAAAGTTCCATCTTAAAAGCAGAGACTAAGGTAGCACCAAGTATAGTTAAAGAGATAAAAAATCATGAAGAATTTATAGAATTGAGGTTTAAAAAAGAAAATAATAATCTTACTTTGGTGGAGGCGCTAGAAAAAAGGCACTCTGAAAGAGCATACCTGTCAAGAAATGTTTCTTTTGAAGACTTATCTTATATTATACATTACTCTTATGGGATTAAAAAATTCTTAAGTTATGCCTATAATGTGAAAAATTATCCAGTTAGATATTCGCCTTCTGCTGGTGGGTTGCAACCTTTTGACTTATATTTGTTTGTAAATAACGTTGATGGATTGAAGCAAGGAACCTATTATTATCATCCCCTTAAGAATGGAATTTATTTAATTGATAGTGGGAATAAAAGAATAATATTAAGGAGAATACTTAAAGTGTATTTTCCTGTATTCGCATCTGTAATATTTGTTATTGTTGCTAATATAAACAGAGTTACCTGGAAATATGGAGAACGCGCATATAGGTTTTTGAATTTGGATGCAGGGATATTAGCCGAAAACATTTGTTTGTTAAGTACGTCGGTAAGTTTAGGCAGTTGTATGCTTGCAGCATATGATAATAAAGCCATAAAAGAAGAGCTAGATCTCACTGAACATGAAGAGCCCATGTTATTGATCTCAATTGGCAAAACTATTTAA
- a CDS encoding ABC transporter ATP-binding protein codes for MEDNIIECVNVSKSYNGIKALDGVTLTIKTGEIFVLAGPNGAGKTTLLESIEGLRKPDNGTIKIFGKGVESFGKQLYYRLGVELQENSLPKKITVYEIVKLYSYLLNVILNPDELIRTFGLDEYAKKYCTDLSGGTKRKLLLLLSLIGNRELIILDEPTSGIDPQSRRFIWEYLRKLRGEGKTIVVTTHSLNEAFDNCDRFALMNKGKIIFQSSRQNFFSETPVKYVGIVNNFHKDSSNLEYEIPLQKGYGTLYCYGKNEEEIKNFFIYLQKEFKVGNEDMVIRKISFEDLFLYYTGIEFKEDGKDEN; via the coding sequence ATGGAAGACAATATTATTGAGTGTGTAAATGTTAGCAAATCGTATAACGGTATTAAGGCATTAGATGGAGTTACCCTCACTATTAAAACCGGGGAAATATTCGTTTTAGCGGGGCCCAATGGTGCAGGAAAAACAACTCTTTTAGAGTCAATAGAGGGATTGAGAAAGCCTGATAACGGTACAATCAAGATTTTTGGAAAAGGTGTAGAAAGCTTTGGCAAACAATTATACTATAGGTTGGGGGTGGAATTACAAGAAAATAGCCTACCTAAGAAAATAACAGTCTATGAAATTGTTAAGCTTTATTCTTATTTACTTAATGTTATTTTGAACCCTGATGAGCTAATAAGAACATTTGGTTTGGATGAATATGCAAAGAAATATTGTACGGATCTATCTGGTGGAACGAAAAGAAAGTTGCTGCTCTTACTATCCCTGATTGGTAATAGAGAATTGATTATACTTGACGAGCCAACAAGTGGTATAGACCCTCAATCTCGCAGATTCATCTGGGAATATCTGAGAAAACTAAGAGGGGAAGGAAAAACAATTGTTGTTACAACTCATAGTTTGAATGAGGCTTTCGACAACTGTGATAGGTTTGCCTTAATGAATAAGGGAAAAATTATATTTCAGTCATCAAGACAGAACTTTTTTAGTGAGACTCCTGTGAAATACGTAGGTATAGTAAATAATTTCCATAAAGATTCAAGTAATCTCGAATATGAGATTCCTTTACAGAAAGGATATGGTACGCTATATTGTTATGGCAAAAATGAAGAAGAAATTAAAAACTTTTTTATTTACCTACAAAAAGAATTTAAAGTTGGAAATGAAGATATGGTAATAAGGAAAATATCCTTTGAAGATCTTTTCCTTTACTACACTGGAATAGAATTTAAGGAGGATGGAAAAGATGAAAATTAA
- a CDS encoding ABC transporter permease — protein sequence MKIKSLAYHILLEMKAFLREPAAVFFALVFPAILLIIFGGAFGRYEVEGVPYVNYLIPIDISLVMANLTLMGVSVDLASKRELGITKFYKILPKSNLYFGFISSFAYTFTFVISVITITVAGYIMYPNIHFRGNVSEFLVALAIGYACFLLISIALSKINLTVKAIQFISSALFFILMFTAGIIIEESELPAYISKFIFLSPLRSVYRLLLDVWLGKSILNDKNHLFTLLAYILVAAVFINGKSLLRKNE from the coding sequence ATGAAAATTAAAAGCCTGGCATACCATATTTTGTTGGAAATGAAGGCCTTTCTTAGAGAACCTGCAGCTGTATTTTTTGCTCTTGTTTTTCCTGCGATACTTCTAATTATATTTGGTGGAGCCTTTGGTAGATATGAAGTGGAAGGCGTACCTTATGTTAATTACCTAATCCCAATAGATATCTCGCTTGTAATGGCAAACTTAACATTAATGGGTGTCAGCGTAGACTTAGCTTCGAAAAGGGAACTGGGTATAACTAAATTCTACAAAATATTACCTAAGTCTAACCTTTATTTCGGTTTCATCTCATCTTTTGCGTACACTTTTACTTTTGTTATATCTGTTATTACAATTACAGTTGCAGGTTATATAATGTATCCAAATATACATTTTAGAGGGAATGTTTCTGAGTTTTTAGTCGCATTAGCTATAGGTTATGCCTGTTTCCTTCTTATCTCCATTGCACTATCCAAAATTAATCTCACTGTAAAAGCCATTCAATTTATTTCATCTGCTCTATTTTTTATTTTGATGTTTACTGCAGGGATAATAATTGAAGAGAGTGAATTACCCGCCTACATCTCAAAATTCATATTCCTTTCTCCGCTACGCTCTGTTTATCGTCTCTTATTGGATGTATGGTTGGGGAAATCAATTCTTAATGATAAGAACCATTTATTCACGCTTTTAGCATATATTTTAGTTGCCGCAGTATTTATAAATGGGAAATCTTTATTAAGAAAGAATGAGTAA
- a CDS encoding M50 family metallopeptidase: protein MILLYAYLLLYLSVSMHELGHLIAACFYSNEKISVRIGSGVKFLYLESKMINLSLCLIPYGGFIAFEENKKKNKRSKLLVYLMGPIFSLMLFLVLAFIYYLSTQEVYLFVGIYNLAYFFISIIPNKDGEDFVQSDGYKILKLLRE from the coding sequence ATGATATTGTTGTATGCTTATCTTTTATTGTACTTAAGCGTATCAATGCATGAATTAGGACACTTGATAGCTGCATGTTTTTATAGCAATGAAAAAATTTCTGTCAGAATTGGAAGCGGAGTAAAGTTTCTGTATTTGGAAAGTAAAATGATAAATTTGTCCCTTTGTTTAATTCCCTACGGAGGATTTATTGCTTTTGAGGAGAACAAGAAGAAGAACAAGCGGAGTAAACTTTTAGTATATTTAATGGGACCTATTTTTTCCTTAATGCTATTTTTAGTTTTAGCATTTATATATTATTTATCAACTCAGGAAGTATACTTATTCGTGGGCATTTATAATCTGGCATACTTTTTCATCTCCATTATTCCAAATAAAGATGGAGAAGATTTTGTTCAAAGTGATGGATATAAAATACTTAAATTGTTAAGAGAGTAA
- a CDS encoding CPBP family intramembrane glutamic endopeptidase, whose translation MEEKESKNKFQLIALWLIVASWILRGLTTGEFLDVSGLLFLIAIFLYKLIGKYNPTEVLKIGGIKRAKITTLLLYVLGTILISFVLCSWILPKILNVDGNRIAQLSRSFLEAGKSKKYPKPIAMINLLNYFLYGTFMEEFIFRGLILRRLLLKYHSNVANIIQAVIFGSAHLLGVMSMPTNYKIFMFISPTICGLMLGYAYIKTDNNLTIPWIAHYLVNTIPLIVYFIFGMIMVA comes from the coding sequence ATGGAAGAGAAAGAATCAAAAAATAAATTTCAACTAATTGCACTATGGCTAATTGTTGCTTCGTGGATTTTGCGGGGTCTTACTACGGGAGAGTTCTTAGATGTTTCCGGCCTTCTGTTTCTTATTGCCATTTTCCTCTATAAACTTATAGGTAAGTATAATCCAACTGAAGTATTAAAAATTGGGGGAATAAAGAGAGCAAAAATAACCACTCTCCTTTTATACGTTTTAGGAACAATATTGATATCCTTTGTCCTCTGTTCCTGGATTCTGCCAAAGATTTTGAATGTAGATGGGAATAGAATTGCTCAACTTTCACGTTCATTTTTAGAGGCAGGTAAAAGTAAAAAGTATCCTAAGCCCATAGCTATGATAAACTTGTTGAACTATTTTTTATATGGAACTTTTATGGAAGAGTTTATTTTTAGAGGATTGATTCTAAGACGTCTTTTGTTGAAATATCACTCCAATGTAGCAAATATCATACAGGCAGTAATTTTTGGTTCAGCACATTTATTGGGCGTGATGAGTATGCCCACGAATTATAAGATATTTATGTTCATCTCTCCAACCATTTGTGGATTAATGTTAGGCTATGCATATATAAAAACGGATAACAATTTGACAATTCCGTGGATAGCACACTATTTGGTTAATACAATTCCATTAATAGTATATTTTATATTTGGCATGATTATGGTTGCCTAA
- a CDS encoding integrase core domain-containing protein has product MKLETVYLIKYAIKVVQRDFGSEFLGEFDEYLKKKNIKHNFIYPRCPRINGFIERANRTLQEEFIDLNLLLLLDNINEFNKRLIDYLIWYNTQRPHKSLNNLTPIDYVLKYYPESQMYVTRTRPLKKYSFPFD; this is encoded by the coding sequence ATGAAACTTGAAACTGTTTATCTAATAAAATATGCCATAAAGGTAGTTCAAAGAGATTTTGGCTCTGAATTCTTAGGAGAGTTTGATGAATATCTCAAGAAGAAAAATATTAAACACAACTTCATTTATCCAAGATGTCCAAGAATAAATGGATTCATAGAAAGAGCAAACAGAACATTACAGGAAGAATTCATAGATTTAAATCTTCTACTTCTTCTCGATAACATAAATGAATTCAACAAAAGACTTATTGACTACCTTATATGGTACAATACTCAAAGACCACATAAGAGTTTAAACAATTTGACTCCAATTGATTATGTGCTAAAATATTATCCAGAGTCTCAAATGTATGTGACGCGTACGAGACCTCTGAAAAAGTATTCCTTCCCATTTGATTAA
- a CDS encoding transposase: MIGKQNKNANFFDSYVFDNLLPKKHILLDIKKEIDFSFVEEEVRDLYDTKNGRPAYPPEVLFKMLFLEFYYNLSDVEVVRECQVNILYRYFIDLSIDEECTFRYNACRVQKEVRQ, encoded by the coding sequence ATGATAGGAAAACAGAACAAAAATGCCAATTTCTTTGATAGTTATGTCTTTGATAATCTTCTGCCTAAGAAGCATATACTTCTCGACATCAAAAAAGAGATAGATTTCTCCTTTGTTGAAGAAGAAGTGAGGGATCTATATGACACGAAAAATGGAAGGCCTGCTTATCCACCAGAGGTTTTGTTTAAAATGCTCTTCCTTGAATTTTACTACAACCTGTCAGATGTAGAAGTTGTTAGAGAATGTCAGGTTAACATTCTCTACCGCTACTTCATAGATCTATCAATTGACGAAGAATGTACCTTCCGATACAACGCTTGTCGTGTTCAGAAAGAGGTGCGGCAGTGA
- a CDS encoding transposase, which translates to MTKNVPSDTTLVVFRKRCGSERFERLFNEIIEQCKRKNLLSERLKIADATAIEGDVSVPNRVNLLRQGRKIVIKRISKVERNACDNFRDYINEERLHGKPSPQEVKEEISKTKEFIKSIKGQYGEDVEDLINILKELCEHKGNNNDEDDSGRRDENSDKDCQSQSSSQEKHIVSFADTDVRFGAKSDKKKFVGYKAHIAMDESGIVTSVNLLHGNESESTDLPALLRKDESIGIEGYALTADSLYDSAKNREFIHRLGLKAYIPPRRKERDEEGFIYDPKEDIITCPPDFIS; encoded by the coding sequence TTGACGAAGAATGTACCTTCCGATACAACGCTTGTCGTGTTCAGAAAGAGGTGCGGCAGTGAACGCTTCGAGAGGTTGTTTAATGAGATAATTGAGCAATGTAAAAGGAAGAACCTTCTCAGCGAAAGACTTAAGATTGCCGATGCCACAGCAATAGAAGGAGACGTTTCTGTTCCTAACAGAGTGAATCTTCTGAGACAAGGAAGGAAGATAGTCATAAAGAGAATATCAAAAGTTGAAAGAAATGCCTGCGATAACTTCAGAGATTATATAAATGAAGAAAGACTCCATGGAAAACCATCGCCTCAAGAAGTAAAGGAAGAGATATCGAAGACAAAAGAGTTTATTAAAAGTATAAAGGGACAGTATGGAGAAGACGTGGAAGACCTTATCAATATTCTTAAAGAGCTCTGTGAACATAAGGGTAACAATAATGACGAAGATGATAGTGGCAGAAGAGATGAAAATAGTGATAAAGATTGTCAATCACAGAGTTCATCTCAAGAGAAACACATAGTTTCCTTTGCAGATACAGATGTACGTTTTGGAGCAAAGAGCGACAAGAAGAAGTTTGTAGGTTACAAGGCACACATCGCAATGGATGAGAGCGGTATCGTTACTTCTGTAAATCTTCTTCACGGAAACGAAAGCGAAAGCACAGATCTTCCTGCACTCCTCAGAAAAGATGAAAGCATAGGAATAGAAGGTTATGCACTTACTGCAGATTCCCTCTATGACTCCGCAAAGAATAGAGAATTCATACATAGATTAGGCTTGAAGGCATATATCCCTCCAAGAAGAAAAGAAAGAGATGAAGAAGGCTTCATTTATGACCCAAAGGAAGATATCATTACCTGTCCTCCCGACTTTATCAGTTGA
- a CDS encoding IS1634 family transposase, giving the protein MFVKVTKSGKHKYVSIVSAYRDKEKSIIKHKVILNLGRLDMIENNPMFGRLGLRLAELSKFKDMIDLNTVKGGNVVNTGYAVYKKLWDNYGLNKLLNDMREKTNIQFDLNTSIFLMAAEHLMNPKSKLGTYNNQLHYANLPSVGLNHLYRSLDILSEHKETIEDYLFNKQKSLFNMNVDVVFYDATTFRFESVKKDTLRDFGFSKENRVNEVQVVLGLLIDMVGRPIGYELFPGNTFEGKTLESSLDKLSGRFGIRRVIIVADRGLNSKLNLKKIKDKGYDYIVSSRIKSMKKDVQESILNEEGYVTIKGKDTLNLNSADSSQDEETFRYKLLDYVNTVRDTDNKLYDLKEKLLVTYSPLRAQKDREDRQRLIDKGVKFLDNPSAISGSLKRGGRKYLKETNKLNWELDKNAMSRDEMFDGYYAIEVSKTDMNVNDILDAHHALWKIEESFRIMKSTLEVRPIFHWTEKRIKGHFVVCFLSFLLERTLELTLKENNIKASPERIKEALNLMNLTEFSAEGHSFYLKTKWDELGNKILKILHIKPPKNITPFEELRI; this is encoded by the coding sequence ATGTTTGTAAAAGTTACTAAGTCTGGAAAGCATAAGTATGTCTCCATAGTCTCGGCATACAGAGACAAAGAAAAAAGTATCATAAAGCACAAGGTGATCCTTAACCTTGGTAGATTAGATATGATTGAGAACAACCCAATGTTTGGAAGATTAGGCCTTCGCCTTGCAGAACTATCAAAGTTTAAGGATATGATTGACCTGAATACGGTAAAAGGTGGAAATGTCGTTAATACTGGCTATGCTGTCTACAAGAAACTCTGGGATAACTATGGATTAAATAAACTGCTTAATGATATGAGAGAGAAAACAAATATCCAGTTTGACTTAAACACTTCTATCTTCTTAATGGCAGCAGAACACCTTATGAATCCAAAGAGTAAGCTTGGAACATACAACAATCAACTGCACTATGCTAATCTTCCTTCTGTAGGATTAAACCACCTCTATCGTTCCCTTGACATACTATCAGAGCATAAAGAAACAATTGAAGATTACCTTTTTAACAAACAGAAGAGCCTATTCAATATGAATGTTGATGTTGTCTTCTATGATGCAACAACATTCAGGTTTGAAAGCGTAAAGAAGGATACATTAAGAGACTTTGGATTCAGCAAAGAAAATAGGGTTAATGAAGTGCAGGTTGTCTTAGGACTGCTCATTGATATGGTTGGTCGGCCAATAGGATATGAACTCTTTCCTGGCAATACCTTTGAAGGTAAGACACTTGAGTCGTCCCTTGATAAACTCAGTGGAAGGTTTGGCATACGCAGGGTAATCATCGTTGCAGACAGAGGGCTAAATTCAAAGCTCAACTTAAAGAAAATCAAAGATAAAGGGTATGATTACATTGTTTCATCACGCATAAAGAGCATGAAGAAGGATGTGCAGGAAAGTATCCTGAATGAAGAGGGGTACGTCACAATAAAAGGGAAAGATACCCTTAACCTCAATTCAGCCGATTCAAGCCAAGATGAAGAAACCTTCAGATACAAGCTGCTTGATTATGTAAATACTGTAAGAGATACAGATAACAAACTGTATGACCTCAAAGAGAAGCTCCTTGTAACTTATTCTCCCTTGAGAGCTCAAAAGGATAGAGAGGATAGGCAGAGGTTGATTGATAAAGGAGTAAAATTTCTTGATAACCCTTCTGCTATCAGTGGAAGCTTGAAGCGTGGAGGAAGAAAATACCTCAAGGAGACAAACAAGCTGAACTGGGAATTGGATAAAAATGCAATGTCAAGGGATGAGATGTTTGATGGATACTATGCAATAGAGGTAAGCAAGACTGATATGAATGTAAATGACATTCTTGATGCACACCATGCTCTATGGAAGATAGAAGAATCATTCAGGATAATGAAGAGTACGTTGGAGGTTAGGCCAATCTTCCACTGGACCGAAAAAAGAATCAAAGGCCACTTTGTTGTTTGTTTCCTCTCTTTCCTTCTTGAAAGAACGCTTGAACTAACACTTAAAGAGAATAATATCAAAGCATCACCTGAAAGAATCAAAGAAGCACTCAACTTAATGAATCTTACAGAATTTAGTGCAGAAGGACATTCATTCTATCTTAAAACAAAGTGGGATGAGCTTGGTAACAAGATTCTTAAAATACTTCATATTAAACCTCCAAAAAACATTACTCCCTTTGAAGAGTTAAGAATCTAA
- a CDS encoding transposase, which produces MIKSGKDESIGIEGYALTADSLYDSAKNREFIHRLGLKAYIPPRRKERDEEGFIYDPKEDIITCPYGNTAKSGKCRQENGALYNFNPKICRTCINKCKWYKIDRCRLFVSDDLKLRAIDRDEYYNEALKKRKDVERKFGEVKKWHGLRRARYRGKWRVTIQVLMTFIVVNIKRMVKILKEGLNKVLNYSSLALEKG; this is translated from the coding sequence GTGATAAAGTCAGGAAAAGATGAAAGCATAGGAATAGAAGGTTATGCACTTACTGCAGATTCCCTCTATGACTCCGCAAAGAATAGAGAATTCATACATAGATTAGGCTTGAAGGCATATATCCCTCCAAGAAGAAAAGAAAGAGATGAAGAAGGCTTCATTTATGACCCAAAGGAAGATATCATTACCTGTCCTTATGGTAATACTGCTAAAAGTGGAAAGTGCAGACAGGAAAATGGAGCACTGTACAACTTTAATCCAAAGATATGCAGGACTTGTATCAATAAGTGCAAATGGTATAAAATCGACAGGTGTCGTCTGTTTGTAAGTGATGATCTAAAACTTAGAGCAATTGATAGAGACGAATATTACAACGAAGCTTTAAAGAAGAGAAAAGATGTTGAAAGAAAGTTTGGTGAAGTGAAGAAGTGGCATGGATTACGGAGAGCTCGGTATAGAGGAAAGTGGAGAGTAACAATACAGGTCCTCATGACCTTCATTGTTGTAAACATAAAGAGGATGGTAAAGATCCTCAAGGAAGGCTTAAACAAAGTGCTTAATTATAGCAGTTTAGCTTTAGAGAAAGGATAA
- a CDS encoding radical SAM protein, which yields MTLYWDIVPGEVCNFKCLTCYAANNARPDYRILDFSDMRKAIDKVIDLGIRDIYLLGGEPLLYKDLERFIEYFKNKTDKGFIGIVTNGSLITTERAQSLKNAGLDLFNISIDGTTPEVNDLNRGKGTFNLIMQGIENCKAVGIPFVIGYTITPFNTADAYNVFPFVQDIGAQALAVQITEQSGRAQLYFKNWDYIEGLKAICRMYRYKPPFYVTITPKKLFANFLNFFFNAGLNLNDTKANCNSGLTMGMVSSGGDLFPCAEYAYSQGKIVVRKGVNLVSHNAETVKLFVSKNFVEFNTRMRNLGRIKFTT from the coding sequence ATGACGCTTTACTGGGATATTGTACCGGGGGAGGTTTGCAATTTTAAGTGTTTAACCTGCTATGCTGCCAATAATGCAAGGCCAGACTATAGAATTCTTGATTTTTCTGATATGAGGAAAGCGATTGACAAGGTGATAGATTTGGGGATAAGGGACATTTACCTGTTGGGTGGGGAGCCACTTTTATATAAGGATCTTGAGCGTTTTATAGAATATTTTAAGAACAAAACAGATAAAGGGTTTATTGGTATTGTAACCAACGGTTCTTTAATTACAACCGAAAGAGCTCAGTCATTAAAGAACGCGGGATTAGATTTATTTAATATATCTATTGATGGGACAACACCGGAAGTTAATGACCTAAATAGAGGAAAAGGAACCTTCAATTTAATAATGCAAGGAATAGAAAATTGTAAAGCAGTTGGGATTCCGTTTGTAATTGGCTACACAATTACACCGTTTAACACTGCCGACGCATATAATGTCTTCCCTTTTGTCCAAGACATTGGAGCTCAGGCTTTGGCAGTACAAATAACCGAACAAAGTGGACGAGCGCAACTATATTTCAAAAATTGGGATTACATTGAGGGTCTGAAAGCAATTTGTAGAATGTATAGATATAAACCACCTTTTTATGTTACAATTACTCCCAAAAAATTATTTGCCAATTTCCTTAACTTCTTTTTTAACGCAGGATTAAACCTAAATGATACAAAAGCAAATTGTAACAGTGGATTAACAATGGGGATGGTCTCTTCTGGGGGAGATCTGTTTCCATGTGCTGAGTATGCGTATTCGCAAGGTAAGATTGTTGTTAGAAAGGGTGTAAATTTGGTCTCCCATAATGCGGAAACCGTTAAGCTTTTCGTAAGCAAAAATTTTGTTGAGTTCAACACAAGGATGAGAAACCTTGGAAGAATCAAATTTACCACTTGA
- a CDS encoding MFS transporter: protein MNYVIFRNRDFLLYVIGQVLSELGNGLYLIAITWLLSEVTGSKGIAVGGALSIYAIGDIISGFFSGPIADNLDKKRLLMIVDSLRASIILFLYVLYVRRSLNTLSISVILLFLSLVTPFFSAGEFTLFPLIVEREDLLQANGFITGIRKFIGVISPAVGAVIISAFGYSACFLLDVFSFLFSVTTIILIKYRSNEKSQLQNIMKIQRIYQTIGDGFKFIKNSPLLFRFSFFTLLINLVTAPFELFLLLFLSRDNFGVNAYGLILSSISFGVLFFGFLTGIIPKRYSSLQLLLYGLILMGISTIFLGIFKALPLIIIVSFFIGFGNALTNIPLSTFLQQTIPNDKLGIVSSFIYTMASLGAPVSLSLGGFLSDKIAPQILIIATGFLVLFLVIFGFIFLKTENS, encoded by the coding sequence ATGAATTATGTAATTTTTAGAAATAGGGACTTTCTCCTCTATGTTATTGGTCAGGTGTTATCAGAACTTGGTAACGGATTGTACCTCATTGCAATCACCTGGTTGCTCTCGGAAGTTACAGGGAGTAAAGGAATTGCTGTTGGTGGCGCTCTTAGCATCTATGCGATAGGGGATATTATTTCTGGTTTCTTCTCTGGGCCAATTGCTGACAATCTTGATAAGAAAAGGTTGCTTATGATTGTAGATTCACTAAGGGCTTCTATAATTTTATTTCTTTATGTTCTTTATGTTAGAAGATCGCTTAACACTTTAAGCATCTCAGTAATTTTACTTTTTCTGTCATTGGTTACCCCATTTTTTAGTGCAGGGGAGTTTACGCTATTTCCTTTGATTGTTGAACGAGAAGACCTACTTCAGGCAAACGGTTTTATAACGGGAATAAGAAAATTTATAGGAGTTATTTCGCCTGCGGTTGGTGCAGTAATTATTTCTGCATTTGGATACAGCGCTTGTTTTTTGCTGGATGTTTTTTCTTTTTTGTTCTCAGTTACCACAATTATTCTTATTAAATACAGATCAAATGAGAAAAGTCAGTTACAAAATATAATGAAAATTCAGAGGATATACCAAACTATTGGAGATGGTTTTAAGTTCATAAAGAACTCGCCTTTACTCTTTAGGTTTTCCTTTTTCACGCTGCTTATAAATTTGGTTACAGCGCCTTTCGAATTATTTCTTTTGCTTTTCCTGAGCAGAGACAATTTCGGCGTCAACGCTTATGGTTTGATTTTGAGTTCTATTTCTTTTGGAGTTCTATTTTTTGGGTTTCTCACAGGAATAATCCCCAAGAGATATAGTTCCTTACAATTACTTTTGTATGGGCTAATTTTAATGGGTATTTCCACAATATTTTTAGGCATCTTCAAGGCTTTGCCGCTAATAATTATTGTTTCATTTTTTATTGGCTTTGGGAATGCGCTTACCAATATACCGTTAAGTACATTTCTTCAACAAACTATACCTAATGATAAGTTAGGTATTGTCTCAAGTTTCATTTACACGATGGCATCACTAGGGGCCCCTGTTTCACTTTCTTTGGGTGGATTCCTTTCGGATAAGATTGCCCCGCAAATCTTAATAATTGCTACAGGTTTCTTAGTTTTATTTTTAGTGATTTTTGGTTTTATCTTCCTCAAAACTGAGAATAGTTAA